A window of the Bombus pascuorum unplaced genomic scaffold, iyBomPasc1.1, whole genome shotgun sequence genome harbors these coding sequences:
- the LOC132915898 gene encoding putative serine protease K12H4.7, whose product MISGEAAANAKWMAEGQWIEYAKQFGTLCFQVEHRFYGQSHPTSDLGVKNLMYLSSQQALADLAYFIEFMNINYKLPAGTKWIAFGGSYAGSLAAWLRNKYPHLVHGAVSASDPLLAEIDFQEYFVVVENALKEYSEACVNAILEANKQFHIMLHRPIGQQGIAKKFILCDPINEHTKRNDISNLYETIASIFAGIVQYNKDNRNNSAMANLTIDSACDILTNETLGIAIDRLAILSTKILQASEKKCLDYMYNKMIHKLRNITWASEEAEGGRQWTYQTCTEFGFFQTSTAPPKLFSETFPVDFFVQQCIDIFGPRYNIHLLNSAVNRTNILYGGLDLKTTNVVFVHGSIDPWHVLGITKSANPQIPVIYIDGTAHCANMYPPSKNDPLQLKAARVEVGHLIDEWLHN is encoded by the exons ATGATAAGTGGTGAAGCTGCAGCAAATGCTAAATGGATGGCAGAAGGTCAATGGATCGAATATGCTAAGCAATTTGGAACGCTATGTTTTCAAGTGGAACACCGCTTTTATGGACAAAGTCATCCTACTTC GGATCTCGgcgtgaaaaatttaatgtatcttTCATCGCAACAGGCACTTGCAGATTTGGCTTACTTTATAgaattcatgaatattaattacaagttaCCAGCTGGTACTAAATGGATTGCATTTGGAGGATCATATGCTGGATCATTAGCTGCTTGGTTGCGTAATAAATATCCTCATTTAGTACACGGGGCAGTTTCTGCTAGTGATCCTTTATTagcagaaattgattttcagg aatactttgttgttgttgaaaaTGCCCTCAAAGAATATTCTGAAGCATGTGTAAATGCAATACTAGAAGcaaacaaacaatttcatataatgttacatcgTCCTATCGGTCAACAAGGAATagctaaaaaatttat ttTATGTGATCCAATCAACGAACATACCAAACGTaatgatatttcgaatttgtatgaaacaatAGCAAGCATCTTTGCTGGTATTGTACAGTACAATAAAGACAATCGTAATAATTCCGCAATGGCTAATTTAACTATCGATAGTGCCTGCGACAtattaacgaacgaaacattGGGTATTGCTATTGACAGACTTGCAATTTTGAgcactaaaatattacaagcatcagaaaaaaagtgtttggattatatgtataataaaatgattcataaACTTCGGAACATAACATGGGCTAGCGAAGAAGCAGAAGGgg gACGTCAATGGACGTACCAAACGTGTACAGAATTTGGATTCTTTCAAACTTCGACAGCACCCCCAAAATTATTTAGTGAAACTTTCCCAGTAGATTTCTTTGTACAACAATGCATTGATATATTTGGCCCaag GTACAATATTCATTTGCTGAATTCGGCAGTGAATAGAACAAATATTCTGTATGGAGGATTAGATTTAAAGACTACAAATGTAGTATTTGTACATGGATCAATTGATCCTTGGCATGTTTTGGGAATTACAAAATCAGCAAATCCGCAAATACCTGTCATTTATATTGATG GTACTGCTCATTGTGCCAACATGTATCCTCCTTCCAAAAATGATCCACTTCAGTTGAAAGCTGCCAGAGTTGAGGTTGGACATTTAATAGATGAATGGctgcataattaa